A genomic segment from Dendropsophus ebraccatus isolate aDenEbr1 chromosome 7, aDenEbr1.pat, whole genome shotgun sequence encodes:
- the INTS12 gene encoding integrator complex subunit 12, whose translation MAAVMNTELDPVFLKALGYLHSKSKDSAERLKALLDESLCKGLDSGYRPPLKDSEPSKVTLPKPKSDVKTSSSSSASSILKPLPTEKVKKEAEKRSADKIKVDISDPVDLPKKPRLEKPEARSSPVTVPSSKDIPIPDLSSFDETSADDFAMEMGLACVVCRQMTVFSGNQLVECQECHNLYHQDCHKPQVTDKDVNDPRLVWYCARCTRQMKRMAQKNQKPSQKPSPSTASATMLVVKDPSIIKPEMKPKADSANTFLAFKRTEVKASASGNSSNSGTSSSAASGLTGWAAFVTKTASAPMASSKLGNTTQSAGAKPPTLSAGQKPLGSSSLTPIKTGSASKPGSGSSSTSSVPLKPLPPLILGKTGLSRTMSSENVSKTGLPSPSVSSSGSSIGSQMSGGNGGGNSAGSSGSSSSKSPVDPSSQQSGAKGPTSQESQLNAMKRLQMVKKKAAQKKLKK comes from the exons ATGGCAGCTGTGATGAACACCGAGTTGGATCCAGTTTTTTTAAAAGCACTTGGTTACCTTCACTCTAAGAGCAAAGATTCTGCTGAGAGACTGAAAGCCTTGCTGGACGAATCTCTGTGCAAGGGCCTTGACTCCGGATATCGACCCCCACTAAAG GACTCTGAGCCGTCTAAAGTAACCCTGCCTAAACCTAAGTCAGATGTTAAGACCAGCAGCAGTTCTTCTGCAAGCAGCATCCTGAAACCGCTGCCAACAGAGAAGGTGAAGAAAGAGGCAGAGAAGAGGTCAGCGGATAAG ATTAAAGTGGATATTAGTGACCCTGTGGATTTGCCAAAGAAACCTCGCCTGGAGAAGCCAGAGGCGCGCTCCTCTCCAGTCACTGTGCCAAGTAGTAAGGATATACCTATACCGGATCTCTCCAGTTTTGATGAAACAAGTGCAGATGACTTTGCCATGGAGATGGGTCTAGCCTGCGTCGTCTGTCG GCAGATGACCGTTTTCTCTGGCAACCAGCTTGTAGAATGCCAGGAATGCCATAATCTCTACCATCAAGACTGTCACAAACCTCAAGTCACAGATAAGGATGTGAATGATCCCCGTCTGGTTTGGTACTGTGCACGCTGTACCAGGCAGATGAAAAGAATG GCACAGAAAAATCAAAAGCCCTCACAGAAACCTTCCCCCTCCACTGCTTCTGCTACAATGCTGGTTGTAAAGGACCCATCCATCATCAAACCTGAGATGAAGCCCAAAGCAGATTCTGCAAACACATTCTTAGCTTTCAAAAGAACTGAAGTTAAG GCATCAGCATCTGGGAATTCCTCCAATTCTGGAACATCATCGTCTGCTGCGAGTGGTCTTACAGGGTGGGCAGCGTTTGTAACAAAAACTGCCTCTGCACCAATGGCATCCTCTAAGCTAGGTAACACAACACAGTCGGCTGGAGCAAAGCCACCCACACTGTCTGCAGGCCAAAAGCCTTTAGGTTCAAGTAGCCTGACACCCATAAAAACAGGATCAGCATCTAAGCCCGGATCTGGGAGCAGCAGTACAAGTTCCGTTCCATTAAAACCCTTGCCACCTCTGATATTGGGGAAGACAGGCCTTAGCCGTACCATGAGCAGTGAGAATGTCAGCAAAACAGGCCTTCCAAGCCCAAGCGTAAGTTCTTCTGGGAGCAGCATCGGCAGTCAGATGAGCGGCGGGAATGGAGGAGGCAACTCTGCAGGAAGCAGCGGAAGCTCCAGTAGTAAATCTCCTGTAGATCCAAGCTCTCAGCAGTCTGGTGCCAAAGGTCCCACGTCTCAAGAATCTCAGTTAAATGCAATGAAGCGACTCCAAATGGTGAAAAAGAAAGCTGCTCAGAAAAAACTGAAGAAATGA